A part of Salvelinus alpinus chromosome 23, SLU_Salpinus.1, whole genome shotgun sequence genomic DNA contains:
- the LOC139550157 gene encoding ras-related protein Rab-8A-like: MAKTYDYLFKLLLIGDSGVGKTCVLFRFSEDAFNSTFISTIGIDFKIRTIELDNKKIKLQIWDTAGQERFRTITTAYYRGAMGIMLVYDITNEKSFENIKNWIRNIEEHASADVEKMVLGNKCDINDKRQVSKDRGEKLALEYGIKFMETSAKANINVENSFLTLARDIKSKMDTKLEGSCPQGSSHKVKISQPQKKSSFFRCALL; encoded by the exons ATGGCGAAGACATACGATTATTTGTTTAAGTTACTGCTAATCGGAGACTCCGGTGTCGGGAAGACCTGCGTGCTGTTCAGGTTCTCAGAGGATGCTTTTAACTCCACATTCATCTCCACCATAG GCATTGACTTTAAGATTAGAACGATAGAACTAGACAACAAGAAGATAAAGTTGCAGATATG GGACACAGCAGGGCAGGAGCGATTTCGAACAATCACAACAGCGTACTACAGAGGAGCGATG GGTATCATGCTAGTCTATGACATCACCAACGAGAAGTCCTTCGAAAACATAAAGAACTGGATACGGAATATAGAGGAG CATGCATCGGCTGATGTTGAAAAGATGGTCCTCGGTAACAAATGTGACATCAATGACAAACGGCAGGTGTCCaaagacaggggagagaag CTGGCGTTGGAGTACGGTATTAAGTTCATGGAGACCAGTGCAAAGGCCaacatcaatgtggaaaactcGTTTTTGACACTTGCCAGAGACATCAAATCAAAGATGGACACAAAATTG GAGGGCAGCTGTCCTCAGGGGAGCAGCCACAAGGTGAAGATCTCTCAGCCCCAGAAGAAGAGCAGCTTCTTCCGCTGTGCCCTACTGTGA
- the tpm4b gene encoding tropomyosin 4b isoform X3 produces the protein MTGGSLDAVKRKIQALQQQADDAEEHTILLQKQLDDERELRENAEGDVAALNRRIQLVEEELDRAQERLATALQKLEEAEKAADESERGMKVIENRASKDEEKMEIQEMQLKEAKHIAEEADRKYEEVARKLVILEGELERAEERAEISELKCGDLEEELKNVTNNLKSLEAQSVKYSEKEDKYEDEIKVLSDKLKEAETRAEFAERSVAKLEKTIDDLEEHLSSAKEENLDMHQVLDQTLIELNSL, from the exons ATGACAGGTGGATCATTGGACGCGGTGAAAAGGAAAATCCAGGCGCTTCAACAGCAAGCGGACGATGCAGAAGAGCACACGATACTTTTACAGAAACAGTTGGACGATGAACGGGAATTGCGCGAAAAC GCGGAGGGCGACGTGGCGGCTCTGAACCGTAGGATTCAGCTGGTGGAGGAGGAGTTGGACAGGGCTCAGGAGAGGCTGGCCACTGCCCTGCAGAAACTAGAGGAGGCAGAGAAGGCTGCTGACGAGAGTGAGAG AGGCATGAAGGTGATAGAGAACCGAGCCTCCAAGGATGAGGAGAAGATGGAGATCCAGGAGATGCAGCTGAAGGAGGCCAAGCACATCGCTGAGGAGGCTGACAGGAAGTACGAGGAG GTTGCTCGTAAGCTGGTCATCCTAGAAGGGGAGCTGGAGAGGGCCGAAGAGCGAGCAGAGATCTCTGAACT TAAATgtggtgacctggaggaagaactGAAGAATGTAACCAACAACCTCAAGTCCCTAGAAGCTCAGTCTGTTAAG TATTCAGAAAAAGAAGACAAGTATGAGGACGAAATCAAAGTGCTGAGTGACAAACTGAAAGAG gCTGAGACTCGTGCTGAGTTTGCAGAGAGATCGGTGGCTAAACTGGAAAAGACCATTGATGACTTAGAAG AACATTTATCCAGTGCAAAAGAAGAAAACTTGGATATGCATCAAGTCCTGGACCAAACACTGATAGAGCTGAATAGTTTGTAA
- the tpm4b gene encoding tropomyosin 4b isoform X1: MEAIKKKMQMLKLDKENAIDRAEQAETDKKSAEDKCKQVEEELLGLHKKLKGTEDELDKYSEALKDAQEKLELSEKKATDAEGDVAALNRRIQLVEEELDRAQERLATALQKLEEAEKAADESERGMKVIENRASKDEEKMEIQEMQLKEAKHIAEEADRKYEEVARKLVILEGELERAEERAEISELKCGDLEEELKNVTNNLKSLEAQSVKYSEKEDKYEDEIKVLSDKLKEAETRAEFAERSVAKLEKTIDDLEEHLSSAKEENLDMHQVLDQTLIELNSL, translated from the exons ATGGAAGCCATCAAGAAGAAGATGCAGATGCTGAAGCTGGACAAAGAGAACGCCATCGACCGAGCGGAGCAGGCAGAGACCGACAAGAAATCAGCTGAGGACAAATGCAAACAG GTGGAAGAAGAGCTGCTGGGGCTGCATAAGAAGCTGAAGGGGACAGAAGATGAGTTGGATAAATACTCCGAGGCTCTGAAGGACGCACAGGAGAAACTGGAGCTGTCAGAGAAGAAGGCTACTGAC GCGGAGGGCGACGTGGCGGCTCTGAACCGTAGGATTCAGCTGGTGGAGGAGGAGTTGGACAGGGCTCAGGAGAGGCTGGCCACTGCCCTGCAGAAACTAGAGGAGGCAGAGAAGGCTGCTGACGAGAGTGAGAG AGGCATGAAGGTGATAGAGAACCGAGCCTCCAAGGATGAGGAGAAGATGGAGATCCAGGAGATGCAGCTGAAGGAGGCCAAGCACATCGCTGAGGAGGCTGACAGGAAGTACGAGGAG GTTGCTCGTAAGCTGGTCATCCTAGAAGGGGAGCTGGAGAGGGCCGAAGAGCGAGCAGAGATCTCTGAACT TAAATgtggtgacctggaggaagaactGAAGAATGTAACCAACAACCTCAAGTCCCTAGAAGCTCAGTCTGTTAAG TATTCAGAAAAAGAAGACAAGTATGAGGACGAAATCAAAGTGCTGAGTGACAAACTGAAAGAG gCTGAGACTCGTGCTGAGTTTGCAGAGAGATCGGTGGCTAAACTGGAAAAGACCATTGATGACTTAGAAG AACATTTATCCAGTGCAAAAGAAGAAAACTTGGATATGCATCAAGTCCTGGACCAAACACTGATAGAGCTGAATAGTTTGTAA
- the tpm4b gene encoding tropomyosin 4b isoform X2, with translation MEAIKKKMQMLKLDKENAIDRAEQAETDKKSAEDKCKQVEEELLGLHKKLKGTEDELDKYSEALKDAQEKLELSEKKATDAEGDVAALNRRIQLVEEELDRAQERLATALQKLEEAEKAADESERGMKVIENRASKDEEKMEIQEMQLKEAKHIAEEADRKYEEVARKLVILEGELERAEERAEISELKCGDLEEELKNVTNNLKSLEAQSVKYSEKEDKYEDEIKVLSDKLKEAETRAEFAERSVAKLEKTIDDLEDELYSQKLKYKAISEELDHALTDMTAI, from the exons ATGGAAGCCATCAAGAAGAAGATGCAGATGCTGAAGCTGGACAAAGAGAACGCCATCGACCGAGCGGAGCAGGCAGAGACCGACAAGAAATCAGCTGAGGACAAATGCAAACAG GTGGAAGAAGAGCTGCTGGGGCTGCATAAGAAGCTGAAGGGGACAGAAGATGAGTTGGATAAATACTCCGAGGCTCTGAAGGACGCACAGGAGAAACTGGAGCTGTCAGAGAAGAAGGCTACTGAC GCGGAGGGCGACGTGGCGGCTCTGAACCGTAGGATTCAGCTGGTGGAGGAGGAGTTGGACAGGGCTCAGGAGAGGCTGGCCACTGCCCTGCAGAAACTAGAGGAGGCAGAGAAGGCTGCTGACGAGAGTGAGAG AGGCATGAAGGTGATAGAGAACCGAGCCTCCAAGGATGAGGAGAAGATGGAGATCCAGGAGATGCAGCTGAAGGAGGCCAAGCACATCGCTGAGGAGGCTGACAGGAAGTACGAGGAG GTTGCTCGTAAGCTGGTCATCCTAGAAGGGGAGCTGGAGAGGGCCGAAGAGCGAGCAGAGATCTCTGAACT TAAATgtggtgacctggaggaagaactGAAGAATGTAACCAACAACCTCAAGTCCCTAGAAGCTCAGTCTGTTAAG TATTCAGAAAAAGAAGACAAGTATGAGGACGAAATCAAAGTGCTGAGTGACAAACTGAAAGAG gCTGAGACTCGTGCTGAGTTTGCAGAGAGATCGGTGGCTAAACTGGAAAAGACCATTGATGACTTAGAAG ATGAACTGTACTCTCAGAAGCTGAAGTACAAGGCCATCAGTGAGGAGCTGGACCATGCCCTCACTGACATGACCGCCATATAG
- the tpm4b gene encoding tropomyosin 4b isoform X4 translates to MTGGSLDAVKRKIQALQQQADDAEEHTILLQKQLDDERELRENAEGDVAALNRRIQLVEEELDRAQERLATALQKLEEAEKAADESERGMKVIENRASKDEEKMEIQEMQLKEAKHIAEEADRKYEEVARKLVILEGELERAEERAEISELKCGDLEEELKNVTNNLKSLEAQSVKYSEKEDKYEDEIKVLSDKLKEAETRAEFAERSVAKLEKTIDDLEDELYSQKLKYKAISEELDHALTDMTAI, encoded by the exons ATGACAGGTGGATCATTGGACGCGGTGAAAAGGAAAATCCAGGCGCTTCAACAGCAAGCGGACGATGCAGAAGAGCACACGATACTTTTACAGAAACAGTTGGACGATGAACGGGAATTGCGCGAAAAC GCGGAGGGCGACGTGGCGGCTCTGAACCGTAGGATTCAGCTGGTGGAGGAGGAGTTGGACAGGGCTCAGGAGAGGCTGGCCACTGCCCTGCAGAAACTAGAGGAGGCAGAGAAGGCTGCTGACGAGAGTGAGAG AGGCATGAAGGTGATAGAGAACCGAGCCTCCAAGGATGAGGAGAAGATGGAGATCCAGGAGATGCAGCTGAAGGAGGCCAAGCACATCGCTGAGGAGGCTGACAGGAAGTACGAGGAG GTTGCTCGTAAGCTGGTCATCCTAGAAGGGGAGCTGGAGAGGGCCGAAGAGCGAGCAGAGATCTCTGAACT TAAATgtggtgacctggaggaagaactGAAGAATGTAACCAACAACCTCAAGTCCCTAGAAGCTCAGTCTGTTAAG TATTCAGAAAAAGAAGACAAGTATGAGGACGAAATCAAAGTGCTGAGTGACAAACTGAAAGAG gCTGAGACTCGTGCTGAGTTTGCAGAGAGATCGGTGGCTAAACTGGAAAAGACCATTGATGACTTAGAAG ATGAACTGTACTCTCAGAAGCTGAAGTACAAGGCCATCAGTGAGGAGCTGGACCATGCCCTCACTGACATGACCGCCATATAG